One window from the genome of Echinicola vietnamensis DSM 17526 encodes:
- a CDS encoding sodium:solute symporter family transporter, which yields MSAGFSTLDYVIFIVYALAIVSVGLWVSRTKKGLEKTAQEYFLADKSLTWWAVGASLLAANISAEHFIGTSGSGFAIGLGISAYEWIAAIALIIVAKYFLPIFLKHGVYTMPQFLSERFNKGVSTAFAVFWLLVYVFVNLTSVSYLGALALDKIMGIPLQYGIIGLLIFSGIYSIYGGLEAVAWTDVVQVIILVAGGLITTFLALDAVGMGDGIFAGMSNLYNDAKDHFVMIMPQGRVMVPDGLGGSRDAFQDLPGLAVILGGMWLTNLGYWGFNQYIIQKGLAAKSIEEAKKGLLFAGYLKLLMPIIVVIPGIAAYVLINDYSPEQLAAILNMPVEHIGTIQKSDEAYPWLLRNFIPNGIRGLAFAALAAAIVSSLASMINSTSTIFTMDIYKVYFKPNANNHQLVRTGRIVAVVALAIAMIVAPQLASLDQVFQYIQEYTGYIYPGVVVVFGMGLIWRQATASAALWTAIATIPAGIVFKIFYPEMPFLLRMGYVFIILCFIASLISFAEKKKFANPDYKTNKQAAKTVASSYFFIILGIICAVLGFALFNSYEHVGIESIFMIAALFLMLGTILYTNVKMETADPKSFNTDPVLFNTTSSFNLGAAGIILIVGLLYYFFWM from the coding sequence ATGAGTGCAGGATTCTCGACATTGGATTATGTCATTTTCATTGTTTACGCGCTGGCCATCGTATCGGTAGGCCTCTGGGTTTCCAGGACCAAAAAAGGCTTGGAAAAAACGGCACAGGAGTACTTCCTGGCAGACAAATCACTCACTTGGTGGGCCGTCGGTGCCTCCCTGTTGGCAGCCAATATCTCTGCGGAGCATTTTATTGGCACTTCAGGATCAGGCTTCGCCATTGGACTGGGCATTTCAGCTTATGAGTGGATTGCAGCCATTGCCCTGATCATCGTAGCCAAGTATTTCCTTCCGATCTTCCTCAAGCATGGCGTTTATACCATGCCACAATTCTTGAGCGAACGTTTTAACAAAGGCGTGAGTACCGCCTTTGCCGTATTCTGGCTGTTGGTGTATGTATTTGTAAACCTTACGTCGGTAAGTTACCTTGGAGCACTGGCCTTGGACAAGATCATGGGCATCCCGCTTCAGTATGGGATCATTGGCCTATTGATTTTCTCCGGGATCTATTCCATTTATGGGGGACTGGAAGCCGTCGCTTGGACGGATGTGGTACAAGTCATCATCTTGGTCGCTGGTGGATTGATCACCACGTTCCTGGCCTTAGATGCCGTGGGCATGGGTGATGGTATTTTTGCCGGTATGAGCAACCTATACAATGATGCCAAAGACCACTTTGTCATGATCATGCCGCAAGGGCGAGTCATGGTGCCCGATGGGCTCGGCGGATCCCGAGATGCCTTCCAAGACCTCCCGGGCCTTGCTGTAATTTTAGGCGGCATGTGGCTGACCAACTTGGGCTATTGGGGCTTTAATCAATACATCATCCAAAAGGGATTGGCTGCTAAAAGCATTGAAGAAGCCAAAAAAGGCCTTCTATTTGCTGGCTACCTGAAACTGTTGATGCCGATCATCGTGGTCATCCCGGGCATTGCAGCATATGTCTTGATTAACGATTACAGTCCAGAGCAGCTTGCTGCCATTTTGAACATGCCTGTGGAGCATATCGGTACCATTCAAAAATCCGATGAAGCCTATCCGTGGCTGTTAAGAAACTTTATCCCGAACGGGATCAGAGGACTGGCCTTTGCGGCACTGGCCGCTGCCATCGTTTCATCCTTGGCATCCATGATCAACAGTACCTCCACCATCTTCACGATGGACATTTACAAAGTGTATTTTAAGCCAAACGCCAATAACCACCAACTGGTAAGAACCGGCCGAATCGTAGCGGTAGTCGCATTGGCCATCGCCATGATCGTCGCTCCACAATTGGCCTCGCTTGACCAAGTATTCCAATATATCCAAGAATACACCGGGTACATTTACCCTGGAGTGGTAGTTGTATTTGGCATGGGACTTATCTGGCGACAAGCTACCGCCAGTGCGGCACTGTGGACGGCCATAGCGACCATCCCAGCAGGAATTGTCTTTAAAATATTCTACCCAGAAATGCCCTTCTTGCTGCGAATGGGTTATGTATTTATCATTCTTTGCTTTATTGCATCGCTCATTAGTTTTGCAGAGAAAAAGAAATTTGCGAACCCTGATTATAAAACAAACAAGCAGGCCGCCAAAACAGTGGCATCCAGCTATTTCTTTATCATTTTGGGCATCATCTGTGCCGTTCTCGGATTTGCGCTGTTCAACAGCTATGAGCACGTAGGAATAGAGTCTATTTTCATGATTGCGGCCCTTTTCTTAATGCTGGGCACAATTCTCTATACCAATGTAAAAATGGAAACGGCCGATCCGAAATCCTTTAACACCGATCCGGTATTATTTAACACCACATCGTCGTTTAACCTTGGCGCAGCTGGGATAATCCTAATAGTAGGGCTGCTCTACTACTTCTTTTGGATGTAA
- a CDS encoding VOC family protein, with protein MKKSFITLTILLFCLSMSTYSQTKLNHIAVYVQDLKASAEFYGDFLALEEIEEPFKDGLHVWYNIGDSQLHLIEQQPWETPTINKINHLCFSMEDLDGFIEKLKNHNIPFEDWPGEKGKINIRPDGIRQIYIQDPNGYWVEVNDEH; from the coding sequence ATGAAAAAATCATTTATCACGCTTACCATTTTACTATTCTGCTTAAGTATGAGTACCTATAGCCAAACCAAATTGAACCACATTGCTGTTTATGTCCAGGACCTAAAAGCCAGTGCCGAATTTTATGGCGACTTTTTGGCCCTTGAAGAAATTGAAGAACCTTTTAAGGATGGATTGCATGTCTGGTACAATATCGGTGACAGTCAGCTTCACTTGATCGAGCAGCAGCCTTGGGAAACCCCTACCATCAATAAAATCAACCATCTTTGTTTCAGCATGGAAGACTTGGACGGATTTATCGAAAAATTGAAGAACCACAACATCCCTTTCGAAGATTGGCCTGGGGAAAAGGGCAAAATCAATATCCGCCCTGACGGAATTCGGCAAATTTACATCCAAGACCCCAATGGTTACTGGGTAGAAGTCAATGACGAGCACTAA
- a CDS encoding NUDIX hydrolase, which yields MIQYSNQTRILTAIDCIIFGFDGSDYKLLLIQRGFAPEKEKWSLMGGFLQSTESLDQAANRILKKLTGLEDVYMEQMHTFSRPDRDPVERTIAVAYVALIDIHKYEQQISDKFHAHWFSMNELPHLIFDHEEMVEMAKSRLRYKAALHPILFELLPKKFTLPHLQAMYESLYETKIDKRNFTRKVLSTNMLIKEKDKDKTSSKKGAFYYSIDESKYKNQFQTVLNFIPRNEIPTANE from the coding sequence ATGATCCAGTATTCCAACCAGACCAGAATCCTCACTGCCATTGACTGTATTATTTTTGGCTTCGATGGCTCCGATTACAAACTATTGCTTATCCAGCGCGGCTTCGCTCCTGAAAAGGAGAAGTGGAGTTTGATGGGAGGATTCCTTCAGTCTACCGAATCCCTGGATCAGGCTGCCAATAGGATTTTGAAGAAGCTGACCGGGCTGGAAGATGTCTATATGGAGCAAATGCACACCTTTAGTAGACCTGATCGGGACCCTGTGGAGCGTACGATCGCAGTGGCCTATGTGGCTTTAATCGACATCCACAAATACGAACAGCAAATCAGTGATAAATTTCATGCCCATTGGTTTTCCATGAATGAGTTGCCGCACCTGATATTTGACCATGAGGAAATGGTGGAGATGGCCAAGAGCCGCTTGCGGTACAAAGCAGCCCTTCATCCCATTCTGTTTGAGCTTTTGCCAAAAAAATTCACCCTTCCTCATCTTCAGGCCATGTACGAAAGCCTTTATGAAACCAAAATCGACAAAAGGAATTTCACCAGAAAAGTCCTTTCTACCAATATGCTAATAAAAGAAAAGGATAAAGATAAGACCAGTTCGAAGAAAGGAGCTTTCTACTACAGTATTGATGAAAGTAAATATAAAAATCAGTTTCAAACGGTGTTGAATTTTATTCCCAGAAATGAAATCCCCACGGCAAATGAGTAA
- the araA gene encoding L-arabinose isomerase, with protein sequence MKNLKENEVWFITGSQHLYGPEALQQVAEHAQIIAEELNKSEKISVTTVFKPIVTTTEEIYAAIQEANNAPNCIGVITWMHTFSPAKMWINGLKILQKPMLHLHTQYNQDIPWNSIDMDFMNLNQSAHGDREFGFMTARMKVKRKVVVGHWKDEEVHSQIDVWARAASGWHDWQGAKFARFGDNMRFVAVTDGDKVEAELKFGFSVNTYAVGDLVAKIEAVSEGDLKALIEEYEATYTLSEELQANGAKRQSLIDAAKIELGMRAFLEEGGFKGFSNTFEDLYGMKQLPGIATQRLMADGYAYAGEGDWKTAALVRAMKVMGSGLEGGNAFMEDYTYHFDPNNSLVLGSHMLEVDPTLTTEKISCEVHPLGIGGKEDPVRLVFNGAGGNGLNASIVDMGNRFRLIVNDVEAVKPLKDLPNLPVARVMWKPMPDMKTGCAAWILAGGAHHTCFSQNLTSEHLNDFAVMAGIESVNIDKETTLRGIQNELRWSDAYYHFNDK encoded by the coding sequence ATGAAAAATTTGAAAGAAAACGAGGTTTGGTTCATTACCGGTAGCCAACACCTGTACGGGCCTGAAGCCTTGCAGCAGGTGGCCGAGCATGCCCAAATCATCGCTGAGGAGCTGAATAAATCCGAAAAAATCTCTGTAACGACGGTCTTTAAGCCGATCGTTACGACCACGGAGGAAATTTACGCTGCCATACAGGAGGCCAATAACGCCCCTAATTGTATCGGGGTAATCACGTGGATGCACACCTTTTCTCCAGCAAAAATGTGGATCAATGGCTTGAAAATCCTTCAAAAGCCTATGCTCCACCTCCACACCCAATACAATCAAGATATCCCTTGGAATTCCATCGACATGGATTTCATGAACTTGAACCAAAGTGCGCACGGCGACCGGGAGTTTGGTTTTATGACCGCAAGGATGAAAGTAAAACGCAAAGTCGTCGTAGGCCATTGGAAAGATGAGGAAGTACATTCCCAAATCGATGTTTGGGCCAGAGCGGCCAGTGGCTGGCACGATTGGCAAGGCGCCAAATTCGCCCGATTTGGTGACAACATGCGCTTTGTAGCCGTTACGGATGGAGACAAGGTAGAAGCCGAGCTGAAGTTTGGGTTCTCCGTAAACACCTATGCCGTAGGCGACTTGGTAGCCAAAATCGAAGCGGTTTCTGAGGGTGACTTGAAGGCACTTATCGAAGAATATGAAGCCACTTATACCCTTTCTGAAGAACTGCAAGCGAACGGTGCAAAACGCCAATCCCTCATCGATGCCGCTAAGATCGAATTGGGCATGCGTGCATTCTTGGAGGAAGGCGGATTCAAAGGATTCTCCAATACCTTCGAGGACCTTTACGGCATGAAGCAATTACCAGGTATCGCTACCCAGCGCCTCATGGCAGACGGCTATGCATACGCCGGTGAAGGAGACTGGAAAACAGCAGCCTTGGTTCGCGCCATGAAAGTTATGGGAAGCGGACTCGAAGGTGGAAACGCCTTCATGGAGGACTACACCTACCATTTCGACCCAAACAACAGCCTCGTATTGGGATCGCATATGTTGGAAGTGGACCCTACACTCACCACCGAGAAAATCTCCTGCGAAGTGCACCCATTGGGCATTGGAGGAAAAGAAGATCCGGTAAGGCTGGTATTTAACGGTGCCGGCGGCAATGGACTGAATGCTTCCATCGTAGACATGGGCAATCGTTTCAGACTCATCGTCAACGACGTAGAAGCTGTAAAACCACTAAAAGACCTTCCTAATCTTCCCGTGGCAAGGGTAATGTGGAAGCCTATGCCGGACATGAAGACCGGATGTGCCGCTTGGATCTTGGCTGGTGGTGCACACCACACCTGTTTCAGCCAGAACCTTACTTCAGAGCACTTAAATGACTTTGCGGTGATGGCGGGCATCGAAAGTGTCAATATCGATAAAGAAACAACCCTGAGAGGAATCCAAAACGAGTTGAGGTGGAGTGATGCTTACTACCACTTTAACGACAAATAA